One window of the Montipora foliosa isolate CH-2021 chromosome 4, ASM3666993v2, whole genome shotgun sequence genome contains the following:
- the LOC137999002 gene encoding uncharacterized protein — MMHCVHDMSYTLFKFRVLATERSKTDDNKQIYNGFIIMEDSGVVKDGFCPCKGGLDGTCRHIGAVLFDLEHAARINDVKSCTSGQCQWVRRAKPNTNSSCSLHDLKLSKSEYGKQEKAYSDINNFDPRSIIPDPDTLNRKLRESLQQVCSSAVGLHVLSHCPPPTVDEDILQSFITLDDNIESVEEVEAIEIFSISDIRDNFVSLHNIQVSASESVDTQLVSQFFEAISLTQEQADMINEKTKGQGETEFWVKQRVGRLTASNFYKICHLRETTNRDNTLKELLNYGPLPPERTPVQFQWRHGKEQAGIELYSKKFQEKHKGLCVNKSGLVVNTSWPHLGASPDGIRCCECCGKRVVEIKSLFLKRNLPPHIAASEYIIKVNGKCKLKTETRWY, encoded by the exons ATGATGCATTGTGTTCACGACATGAGCTacactttattcaagttcaGGGTGTTAGCAACGGAGAGGTCCAAAACTGACGATAATAAACAAATCTACAATGGCTTCATAATCATGGAAGACTCTGGTGTAGTTAAAGATGGATTTTGCCCTTGTAAAGGAGG ATTAGATGGAACATGTCGTCACATTGGAGCTGTGTTGTTTGACCTAGAACATGCTGCACGTATCAATGATGTAAAATCCTGCACATCAGGTCAGTGCCAGTGGGTAAGACGAGCAAAGCCTAACACCAACTCTTCTTGTTCATTGCATGACCTAAAGCTTTCAAAGAGTgaatatggcaaacaagaaaaagCATATTCAGATATCAACAACTTTGATCCAAGGTCAATAATACCTGATCCTGATACACTGAATAGAAAACTCAGAGAGAGTTTGCAGCAGGTTTGCAGTAGTGCTGTTGGACTTCATGTACTTTCTCACTGTCCACCTCCAACTGTTGATGAAGATATTCTACAATCTTTCATTACTTTGGATGACAATATTGAATCTGTTGAAGAGGTAGAAGctattgaaattttctctatCTCTGACATTAGAGATAACTTTGTCTCTTTACACAACATTCAAGTCAGTGCTAGTGAATCAGTTGACACTCAGTTAGTGTCACAGTTTTTTGAAGCCATTTCCCTTACTCAGGAGCAAGCTGATATGATCAATGAAAAAACCAAGGGCCAAGGAGAGACTGAATTCTGGGTAAAACAGAGGGTTGGAAGGCTCACTGCTTCCAACTTCTATAAAATATGTCATCTTAGAGAAACTACAAATAGAGATAACACATTAAAAGAACTTCTCAATTACGGTCCACTGCCACCAGAGAGAACACCAGTGCAATTTCAGTGGAGGCATGGTAAAGAACAGGCAGGAATAGAGTTATACagcaaaaaatttcaagaaaagcacaaaggcCTGTGTGTAAATAAAAGTGGACTTGTAGTCAATACATCATGGCCACACCTAGGAGCCAGTCCTGATGGTATCCGATGTTGTGAGTGCTGTGGTAAGAGAGTAGTGGAGATCAAAAGtctgtttttaaaaagaaacctCCCTCCGCATATTGCAGCATCAGAGTACATCATTAAAGTGAACGGAAAGTGCAAACTGAAGACTGAAACAAGATGGTACTAA
- the LOC138001038 gene encoding uncharacterized protein → MVKYCAVAVCKNGSHNRPDLLYFRFPSDQKPRKKWETFCRRADEKFKTLADLRICSQHFSREDLKRTLSGKIEVISCGVPTIFDPKQPAAKSDPRQERKNKRDRRAQHLADNSTELPVKRQRVDAQEGKIGTVHSSAGLIGVIGDHDYTDQIENVDERQRNVLCQTELTMEDLAKMERGINQSSISIPTSSQEVKVGANAQKRREQLVQDVLKSDESEKVKYWDKNKRQKSYYQNDPEKEKPGRKRDVGLKEEFILVLLRLKLGLMERHLADMFAVSVSTVSRIYMTWVRFLALTFNGSLLRWPSKQEITTHMPNSFSKYPGARVIIDCTEFFIEKPSSPSTQKATWSDYKHHNTVKLLVGITPSGAFSFISKLWSGSTSDRRVTQESGLIDLLEEGDQVMADRGFIISDLLTKKGVKLNMPPFTKGNY, encoded by the exons ATGGTTAAATACTGTGCAGTTGCAGTGTGTAAAAATGGAAGCCATAACAGGCCAGATCTCTTGTACTTTCGCTTTCCTTCCGATCAGAAACCACGCAAAAAGTGGGAAACATTTTGTAGAAGGGCGGACGAAAAGTTTAAGACGCTTGCAGATCTTCGGATATGTTCGCAACATTTCAGTAGAGAAGACCTTAAAAGGACGCTTTCCGGAAAGATTGAAGTCATTTCTTGTGGTGTACCGACAATATTTGATCCAAAACAGCCCGCAGCAAAGAGTGATCCTCGTCAAGAGAGGAAAAACAAGCGGGATCGTCGAGCACAACACTTGGCCGATAATTCAACAGAGCTACCGGTGAAAAGGCAAAGGGTAGACGCGCAGGAAGGTAAAATTGGTACAGTGCATTCATCAGCAGGGCTCATCGGTGTGATCGGTGACCACGATTACACGGACCAAATCGAAAACGTGGACGAGCGACAGAGAAACGTGCTATGCCAGACGGAACTTACAATGGAAGACCTCGCCAAAATGGAAAGGGGAATAAATCAGTCTTCCATTTCAATCCCAACCTCCAGCCAAGAAGTTAAAGTTGGCGCTAATGCTCAAAAAAGAAGAGAGCAATTGGTTCAAGACGTGTTGAAAAGCGATGAATCT GAAAAAGTGAAGTATTGGGACAAGAACAAGCGTCAGAAATCCTACTACCAGAATGATCCTGAGAAGGAAAAACCAGGGCGAAAACGCGATGTTGGATTGAAAGAGGAGTTTATTCTTGTTCTGTTGCGGCTGAAACTAGGTCTAATGGAAAGGCACCTTGCCGACATGTTCGCAGTTTCTGTCAGTACAGTTAGTCGGATCTATATGACATGGGTTCGCTTTTTAGCTCTGACTTTTAACGGTTCACTACTTCGCTGGCCATCAAAACAGGAAATTACGACTCACATGCCTAATTCGTTTTCAAAATACCCAGGTGCACGCGTCATTATCGATTGCACCGAGTTCTTTATTGAGAAGCCTTCCTCTCCAAGTACCCAAAAGGCCACTTGGAGTGATTACAAACATCACAACACTGTTAAGTTACTAGTAGGAATTACACCATCTGGagctttttcttttatctcCAAATTATGGTCTGGCAGCACAAGTGATCGGCGAGTTACTCAAGAAAGTGGCCTGATAGACCTTCTGGAAGAGGGAGATCAAGTCATGGCAGACAGGGGTTTTATAATCAGCGATCTTCTGACAAAAAAAGGAGTAAAACTCAACATGCCCCCTTTTACTAAAGGTAACTATTAA